Proteins encoded by one window of Lathyrus oleraceus cultivar Zhongwan6 chromosome 1, CAAS_Psat_ZW6_1.0, whole genome shotgun sequence:
- the LOC127121668 gene encoding uncharacterized protein LOC127121668, with amino-acid sequence MVATISVSSPNSTLLKNPIYLKDSSSNFVGGSLKGLCLNLKPRQQRRDSINFVAASSSTAPSATTSNSNGRFYFNITGFPFPLGPFLNRLTIRTEAVKGSIWLFEQEQALGFSSVSTNIRMTVIKLKSGGLWVHAPIAPTDECVQLIKELGAPVEYIVLPTFAYEHKIFVGPFSRKFPRAQVWVAPRQWSWPLNLPLEFFGIFRAKTLKDEDLSTPWASDIEQKVLSSPEVGIGPYVEVAFYHKPSRTLLVTDAVIFVSRQPPECINKESLLASAKNGLAVKILSKGKEVPDEPVVDNKRNLQKGWERMVLQILFLGPSNLLEPNASFEQMSEKLIVSPIVKTLVFSKVPEKVRDWVYSISRDWKFRRIIPAHFAAPINASRSDFRAAFGFLDEFLDDRYDTWPSLSLLFSSIKGKAASYFPPDDMRTLSSLDQFLVSVGAVKKTVSGRKR; translated from the exons ATGGTGGCAACAATTTCTGTTTCTTCTCCAAATTCCACACTTTTGAAGAACCCCATCTACTTGAAAGACTCAAGTTCAAATTTTGTTGGTGGTTCTTTAAAGGGTCTTTGCTTGAATCTCAAACCAAGACAACAAAGAAGAGATTCAATCAATTTTGTTGCTGCCTCTTCATCGACAGCCCCTTCTGCAACAACAAGCAATTCTAATGGGAGATTTTACTTCAACATCACTGGTTTTCCTTTTCCACTTGGTCCTTTCCTCAATAGACTCACTATTAGAACTGAG GCTGTGAAGGGTAGTATATGGCTATTTGAACAAGAGCAGGCCTTAGGGTTCAGCAGTGTTTCAACAAACATTAGAATGACAGTTATCAAACTCAAATCTGGTGGATTATGGGTTCATGCACCTATTGCTCCCACTGATGAGTGTGTTCAG CTAATAAAGGAATTGGGGGCTCCGGTTGAATACATTGTCCTCCCTACTTTCGCTTACGAGCACAAAATATTCGTCGGTCCTTTTTCAAGAAAATTTCCGCGTGCTCAGGTATGGGTGGCACCAAGGCAATGGAGTTGGCCATTGAACTTACCTTTAGAATTCTTTGGCATTTTTCGTGCTAAAACTTTGAAAGACGAGGATTTATCCACTCCTTGGGCTAGTGACATAGAGCAAAAGGTTCTAAGTTCACCGGAAGTTG GAATTGGGCCATATGTGGAAGTAGCTTTCTACCACAAGCCTTCAAGGACACTATTGGTTACAGATGCTGTTATTTTTGTATCAAGACAGCCACCTGAGTGTATTAACAAAGAATCCCTCTTAGCATCTGCGAAAAATGGTCTGGCTGTAAAGATTCTTAGTAAAGGAAAGGAAGTGCCTGACGAACCGGTAGTCGACAACAAAAGGAACCTACAAAAAG GATGGGAAAGAATGGTTCTACAAATCTTGTTTCTCGGTCCGTCTAATCTTTTAGAACCTAATGCTAGTTTTGAACAGATGTCGGAGAAGTTGATTGTTTCACCTATTGTCAAGACTCTTGTCTTCAGTAAAGTTCCAGAAAAG GTAAGAGACTGGGTCTATAGCATTTCGCGAGATTGGAAATTTAGAAGAATCATCCCAGCTCACTTTGCGGCACCAATAAACGCAAGTAGGTCTGATTTCCGTGCCGCATTTGGATTTCTAGACGAGTTTTTGGACGACCGGTACGATACTTGGCCTTCACTTTCCCTTCTGTTCTCATCAATCAAAGGAAAAGCAGCAAGCTATTTTCCTCCCGATGACATGAGGACGTTATCATCACTAGACCAGTTTTTGGTCTCAGTTGGAGCTGTCAAGAAAACTGTTTCAGGAAGGAAGAGATAA
- the LOC127121675 gene encoding uncharacterized protein LOC127121675 isoform X2: protein MWNFASNCIAGNAGLKKDSPNPTHSTSECSDDETSVVGREEGLECPVCWESFNIVENVPYVLWCGHTLCKNCILGLQWAVVKFPTLPVQLPLFISCPWCSLLSFRLVYRGNLRFPRKNYFLLWMVEGMNGDRVKSHSTFCGDNQQNCTSRGNLTLGGQVSHSNLQRGQVHHPDTSSSSQRQGNTNNYLNMERAHISLRKSLIFFVQLTAKFPLILIFLLIILYAIPASAAILAMYILVTILFALPSFLILYFSYPSLDWLVREIVA, encoded by the coding sequence ATGTGGAATTTTGCATCAAATTGTATTGCTGGAAATGCGGGACTGAAAAAGGATTCTCCAAACCCAACTCATTCCACTTCAGAATGTTCTGATGATGAGACCTCTGTCGTAGGAAGAGAGGAAGGGCTTGAATGCCCGGTATGCTGGGAATCATTCAACATTGTTGAAAACGTGCCTTATGTTCTATGGTGTGGTCATACCCTCTGCAAAAACTGTATCTTGGGACTACAATGGGCTGTTGTGAAATTTCCGACGCTGCCGGTTCAACTTCCACTTTTCATCTCCTGCCCGTGGTGCAGCCTACTATCATTCCGTTTAGTTTATCGGGGAAACCTTAGATTCCCTCGCAAGAACTACTTTCTTCTTTGGATGGTCGAGGGCATGAATGGTGATCGAGTAAAATCTCATTCAACTTTCTGTGGGGATAATCAACAAAATTGTACAAGCAGGGGCAATTTAACCTTAGGAGGCCAAGTAAGCCATAGCAACCTTCAGAGGGGGCAAGTTCACCATCCAGATACATCGAGCTCCAGCCAACGTCAAGGTAATACCAATAATTACCTCAATATGGAAAGAGCCCATATATCTCTTCGAAAGTCACTGATTTTCTTTGTCCAGTTGACAGCTAAGTTCCCATTGATCCTTATATTTCTTTTGATTATCTTGTATGCAATACCGGCCAGTGCAGCCATTTTGGCTATGTATATACTCGTTACAATTCTCTTTGCACTCCCATCATTTCTTATCTTGTACTTCTCATATCCTAGCTTAGACTGGCTTGTCAGGGAAATCGTTGCTTGA